In Actinomycetota bacterium, the DNA window GAGCTGGAAAGGGACGAAAAGAAGAGAAGGGTTTTAGTCTGCGCCGGAAGCGGCTGCGTCCTTAGCGGGAGCTCCCTGGTCAAGGTGGCCTTGGAGGATGCCGTGGGCAGACTCGGCCTAAGCGATGTTGAGGTCACTCTGACCGGTTGCCACGGTTTCTGTCAGCAAGGCCCGATAGTTGTCGTCAAGCCGGAGGGGATATTCTACCCCATGGTTACAAGTGATTCGGCCGTCCGGATAGCTGAGGAACATCTGGCCGGGGGCCAGGTGGTGGACGATCTTCTCTACGTCGATCCCACGAGCGGAGGGAAGGTTTCCCTCTATGATGAGATAAATTTCTATAAGAAGCAGACCAGAATCGTTCTCAAGAACTGCGGCCACATAGATCCCGAATCGATAGATGATTACGTGGAGAGCGGCGGTTACGTGGCCTTGAAGAAGGCCATAAGCGGCATGAGCCCAGATGACGTCATATCAGAGGTCAAGGCAGCCTGCCTTAGGGGCCGGGGTGGAGCCGGTTTTGAGACCGGGCTCAAATGGGAGCTGGCCAGAAAAGCGCCGGGCGAGATCAAGTACATAATCTGCAATGCCGATGAGGGCGACCCGGGCGCCTTCATGGATAGAAGCGTTTTGGAAGGCGATCCCCACGCCGTCTTGGAGGGAATGGCGATTGCCGCCTACGGCGTCGGTTCCGCCCAGGGCTACGTCTACGTGCGGGCCGAGTATCCGCTGGCCATAAAGAGACTAAAGGTTGCCATCGAAGGGGCCAAGGAGCGCAGTCTGCTCGGCGAAAACATACTGGGGACCGATTTTAGTTTTGATATCAAGATCAAGGAAGGGGCCGGCGCCTTCGTCTGCGGCGAATCGACCGCCCTCTCCTTTTCGATTGAGGGCAAAAGGGGAATGCCCAGGATCACCCCGCCTCGCTCGGTCGAAAAGGGCCTCTTTGGCCAGCCGACCGTCTTAAATAACGTCGAGACGCTGGCCAACGTGCCGGCCATAATCGAAAAAGGGGCGGCTTGGTTCAGATCTATCGGGACAGAGGGCTCGCCCGGCACCAAGATATTTGCGCTGACCGGCAAGGTCAAGAATACCGGTCTCATCGAGGTCCCGATGGGCACGAGTCTCTCCACAATCATCAACGACATCGGCGGGGGGGCACCGAATGGCGGCGAGCTCAAAGCGGTTCAGATCGGAGGACCTAGCGGCGGCTGCATTCCAAAGGAGCACTTGGACCGGCCGGTCGATTTCGATTCCTTAACCGACATCGGGGCCATGATCGGCTCCGGCGGTC includes these proteins:
- a CDS encoding NADH-ubiquinone oxidoreductase-F iron-sulfur binding region domain-containing protein, which encodes MVKVALEDAVGRLGLSDVEVTLTGCHGFCQQGPIVVVKPEGIFYPMVTSDSAVRIAEEHLAGGQVVDDLLYVDPTSGGKVSLYDEINFYKKQTRIVLKNCGHIDPESIDDYVESGGYVALKKAISGMSPDDVISEVKAACLRGRGGAGFETGLKWELARKAPGEIKYIICNADEGDPGAFMDRSVLEGDPHAVLEGMAIAAYGVGSAQGYVYVRAEYPLAIKRLKVAIEGAKERSLLGENILGTDFSFDIKIKEGAGAFVCGESTALSFSIEGKRGMPRITPPRSVEKGLFGQPTVLNNVETLANVPAIIEKGAAWFRSIGTEGSPGTKIFALTGKVKNTGLIEVPMGTSLSTIINDIGGGAPNGGELKAVQIGGPSGGCIPKEHLDRPVDFDSLTDIGAMIGSGGLVALDETSCMVDLARYFLAFTQEESCGKCIPCRIGTKRMLEILTRMVKGKSCEEELTLLEELAQDIKVSALCGLGQTAPNPVITMLRYFKEEFVQHVKERKCAAGSCSDLISYVIDEKICTGCGVCVKRCPAHAVRGERKKPHTIDQDKCVKCGICKQHCVFEAIYISK